The Paenibacillus uliginis N3/975 genome has a window encoding:
- a CDS encoding response regulator transcription factor: MIQVLVVEDDKNLRKLIAASLEQYNYQVLQAASSKEALYLLESSQVDLMISDIMMPEVDGYELTQMLRNANYYFPILMVTAREDFEDKKRGFMAGTDDYMVKPLDLNEMLLRVAALLRRAKIANEHRIVIGHSILDSNTLTVTVNEASIELPKKEFYLLFKLLSYPGKIFTRQQLMDEIWGINSEADERTVDVHVKRLREKLEPMSPFRIITVRGLGYKAEKMT; the protein is encoded by the coding sequence ATGATTCAAGTACTTGTGGTAGAGGACGACAAGAATCTTAGAAAACTTATCGCTGCTTCTTTGGAACAGTATAACTACCAGGTCCTACAGGCCGCCAGCAGTAAAGAGGCACTATACCTTTTGGAAAGCAGCCAAGTGGACCTGATGATAAGCGACATCATGATGCCGGAGGTAGACGGTTATGAATTAACCCAGATGCTAAGGAATGCGAATTACTATTTTCCCATTCTTATGGTGACCGCTAGGGAGGATTTCGAAGACAAGAAACGCGGATTTATGGCCGGGACGGACGACTATATGGTGAAGCCACTGGATTTGAATGAAATGCTGCTCCGGGTTGCAGCGCTGCTAAGACGGGCGAAGATCGCTAACGAACACCGGATTGTGATCGGCCATAGCATTCTCGACTCCAATACGCTCACGGTAACGGTGAATGAAGCCAGCATTGAACTGCCTAAGAAGGAGTTCTACTTGCTATTCAAATTATTGAGCTATCCAGGCAAGATTTTCACCCGGCAGCAGCTGATGGACGAAATCTGGGGCATAAATTCGGAAGCCGATGAGCGGACGGTGGATGTCCATGTTAAGCGATTACGGGAAAAGTTGGAGCCGATGAGTCCATTTCGTATCATAACCGTGCGAGGATTGGGATATAAAGCGGAGAAGATGACATGA
- a CDS encoding HAMP domain-containing sensor histidine kinase, with amino-acid sequence MKKLGFTSIRLKLILIFIGIMLGACQLAIINFVNYYFDRVVNDLETQLMTESRLIKQLAAQTDLSAEEFIRLSSSSFYEMNHYVKVLDIPVEIDESKQNMLENGDSVYVMVEREDRKIHATLFKIEKYYVLLIPYVAAHFNTIEKLVVITLLVCVAIGSIMILISVRKITQPLKKLTAATREVAKGKFTVQVPYSGKDEVAMLAQYFNQMVQELKHIEYLRKDFVNSVSHEFKTPVSSIHGFAQLLKTESLPKEKFQEYTDVIIEETERLSKLSSNILKLSRVENQSMITQRTSFSLDEQIRKTILLLEREWQEKELEFDLHLQKIDYWGDEELIQQIWINLIGNAIKYSYTGGIITVMLSHMGHVIRIQIRDEGNGIPETALKRIFEQFYQAEGSHSQEGNGLGLAIVKRVVELCGGSVSVQSEEGKGAVFNVELPLSSLE; translated from the coding sequence ATGAAAAAGCTCGGATTCACCTCTATCCGCTTGAAATTGATACTTATTTTTATAGGGATTATGCTTGGAGCCTGTCAGCTGGCCATTATTAACTTCGTCAATTATTATTTCGACAGGGTTGTGAATGATCTGGAGACTCAACTGATGACGGAGTCCCGTTTAATTAAGCAACTGGCTGCCCAGACTGACTTAAGCGCGGAGGAATTTATCCGGTTGAGCAGTAGCTCATTTTATGAGATGAATCACTATGTGAAGGTTCTGGACATTCCAGTAGAAATAGATGAATCAAAACAAAATATGTTGGAAAACGGGGACAGCGTTTATGTGATGGTTGAGCGGGAAGATCGGAAGATTCATGCAACCTTATTCAAGATTGAGAAGTATTATGTGCTGCTGATCCCATATGTCGCTGCGCATTTCAACACCATCGAAAAGCTGGTGGTGATAACCTTACTTGTGTGTGTAGCTATAGGTTCTATCATGATACTGATTTCCGTCCGGAAGATCACCCAGCCCCTGAAGAAGCTTACGGCTGCCACCCGTGAGGTAGCCAAAGGGAAGTTCACCGTACAGGTCCCTTATTCCGGCAAGGATGAGGTAGCCATGCTCGCCCAGTACTTCAATCAGATGGTGCAGGAGCTGAAGCATATTGAATACCTGCGCAAGGATTTTGTTAACAGTGTCTCCCATGAATTCAAGACGCCGGTCTCATCCATTCATGGATTTGCCCAGCTGCTGAAAACCGAATCCTTGCCAAAGGAGAAGTTCCAAGAGTATACGGATGTGATCATCGAGGAAACGGAACGTCTCAGTAAGCTGTCTTCCAACATTTTAAAGCTGTCACGTGTGGAAAATCAGTCCATGATCACCCAGCGAACCTCGTTCTCCCTTGATGAGCAGATCCGAAAAACTATTTTGCTGCTGGAGAGGGAGTGGCAAGAAAAAGAGCTGGAATTTGATCTACATCTGCAGAAAATCGATTATTGGGGAGACGAGGAATTGATCCAGCAAATCTGGATCAATCTGATTGGCAACGCCATCAAATATTCTTACACCGGCGGCATAATTACGGTGATGTTAAGCCACATGGGCCATGTCATCCGCATACAGATTAGAGATGAAGGCAATGGAATTCCGGAGACTGCGCTGAAGCGTATATTTGAACAATTTTACCAGGCAGAAGGTTCCCATAGCCAGGAAGGCAATGGTTTGGGACTGGCTATTGTCAAGCGGGTGGTGGAGCTGTGTGGCGGCTCCGTATCTGTTCAAAGCGAAGAAGGGAAGGGAGCGGTTTTCAACGTTGAGCTTCCCTTGTCCTCACTGGAATAA
- a CDS encoding DnaJ family domain-containing protein has product MSMFSRLAEQKIEEAVRNGEFDNSAYAGKPLPVDDLSHIPEDLRMSYRMLKNAGFVPEEVSLRKECVRLFDLMNACSSEGEKEQHKKLFNEKSLRLQMLMEKRGLGTSGAFLEYESQIKDRLT; this is encoded by the coding sequence ATGAGTATGTTTTCCCGGTTGGCTGAACAAAAGATTGAGGAAGCCGTCCGAAACGGTGAATTCGATAATTCGGCATATGCAGGCAAGCCGCTGCCCGTGGATGATCTGTCGCATATTCCAGAGGATCTCCGGATGTCCTACCGTATGTTGAAAAATGCCGGATTCGTGCCGGAGGAGGTCAGTTTGCGCAAGGAATGTGTCAGACTATTTGACCTCATGAACGCATGCAGCAGTGAAGGGGAAAAGGAGCAGCACAAAAAGCTGTTCAATGAGAAGAGCCTGCGACTGCAAATGCTGATGGAGAAGCGAGGATTGGGGACAAGTGGAGCTTTTCTAGAGTATGAATCACAGATAAAGGATCGGCTGACATAA
- the hrpB gene encoding ATP-dependent helicase HrpB produces the protein MNRNELPIQEVLPMLKETFREQDSAVLIAEPGAGKTTQTPLAFLDEPWLEGKKIIMLEPRRLAARSAASYMASSLGEPVGKTVGYRVRMDSRVSAETKIEVVTEGILTRMLQSDPELSGIGMIIFDEFHERSIHADTGLALALETQSVLRNDLKLLVMSATLEAEPVAALLGDAPVIRCAGRTYPVETIYAPVPSSQPLEQGVAAVICRALFEGEGDVLVFLPGVREIRRTAQELESAGLPRNIIIRELYGQLSSDKQDEAIRQDSGGCRRIVLSTSIAESSLTLEGIRIVVDSGYMRTEVFSPRTGLPQLITRRVSKASADQRRGRAGRLASGRCYRVWTEVEHMHLSETNTPDIRQSDLAPLALELAAWGVREPEELSWLDTPPSAAFQQGRELLQQLGALDAGGSVTSHGRKMAELGMHPRLSHMLLMGKELGHGALTCRLAVLLQERDLISSSEAAADCDVRTRVERLLLMEQGQITAHGGMDVKEGTVKRLIQEIRHLSQQLHLNRESKLDVTLCGLLLSFAYPDRIAKNRGGGSFLLRSGRGAVLKSVQHLSRAEYIVAATVDDKGAEGSIQLAAWLDSDVIGRYHGDDMFDMKEVLWDSSAGAVRARIKRMLGAIMVKEQVYAQPTDEEISTAVLEGIRKEGLSLLSWNKQAVQMRQRMSFMKRYHSDWPDVSEEGLMNTLEAWLEPYLEGARSRHTLQRLQTAVLLENLLTWEQRQQLHKEAPTHIKVPSGSSIPVDYQDPLNPFLAVRLQEMFGLPETPRIAGGRVPLTIHLLSPAQRPVQVTSDLSSFWSSGYFEVKKDLKGRYPKHYWPDDPLQAIPTNRTRAKM, from the coding sequence ATGAACAGAAATGAGCTTCCTATTCAAGAAGTATTACCGATGCTAAAAGAGACGTTTCGAGAACAGGATTCAGCTGTTCTGATCGCTGAGCCGGGAGCGGGGAAAACGACCCAAACACCGCTTGCGTTTCTGGATGAACCATGGCTGGAGGGGAAAAAGATCATTATGCTGGAACCCCGAAGGCTCGCAGCCCGCTCAGCCGCTTCATATATGGCGTCATCCCTCGGTGAACCGGTCGGAAAAACCGTCGGGTACCGTGTACGCATGGATAGCCGGGTAAGCGCGGAGACGAAGATTGAGGTCGTTACTGAAGGCATCCTTACCCGGATGCTGCAAAGTGACCCGGAGCTGTCTGGTATCGGTATGATTATTTTTGATGAGTTTCACGAAAGAAGTATTCACGCTGACACAGGGCTGGCATTAGCTCTGGAGACTCAATCTGTGCTTCGCAATGATTTAAAGCTGCTTGTTATGTCGGCTACATTGGAAGCTGAACCGGTCGCAGCTCTTCTTGGTGATGCACCGGTGATCCGATGTGCCGGAAGAACCTACCCCGTCGAGACCATATATGCGCCTGTACCTTCATCACAACCGTTGGAACAGGGGGTTGCTGCTGTTATTTGTCGTGCGCTTTTTGAAGGCGAAGGTGATGTGCTGGTCTTTTTACCAGGGGTGCGTGAAATCCGTCGTACAGCTCAAGAACTCGAAAGTGCCGGATTGCCTCGAAATATCATCATACGTGAGCTATATGGCCAGCTGTCTTCAGACAAGCAGGACGAGGCGATACGGCAGGACAGTGGAGGGTGCCGGAGGATTGTGCTGTCAACTTCCATAGCAGAGAGTAGTCTGACATTGGAAGGTATCCGTATCGTTGTGGACAGCGGGTATATGCGAACAGAAGTATTCTCGCCAAGAACAGGCCTGCCACAGCTGATTACCCGCCGGGTGTCGAAGGCGTCAGCTGATCAACGCCGTGGGCGGGCGGGCAGACTTGCGTCTGGGAGATGTTACCGGGTATGGACTGAGGTGGAGCACATGCATTTGTCCGAAACGAACACCCCGGATATCCGGCAATCCGATCTGGCACCGTTGGCTCTTGAACTGGCTGCGTGGGGAGTAAGAGAGCCGGAGGAGCTGTCGTGGTTGGATACACCACCGTCTGCCGCTTTTCAGCAGGGACGGGAATTATTGCAGCAGCTGGGAGCATTGGATGCTGGTGGATCAGTCACATCCCATGGCCGCAAGATGGCTGAGCTAGGAATGCACCCTAGACTGTCTCATATGCTCCTGATGGGTAAAGAGCTTGGGCATGGCGCATTGACCTGCAGGCTTGCGGTACTTCTACAAGAGAGGGATCTCATCAGCAGCAGCGAAGCTGCCGCTGACTGTGATGTGAGGACGAGAGTCGAACGGCTGTTGTTAATGGAACAGGGTCAGATAACAGCACATGGTGGAATGGATGTCAAAGAAGGTACCGTGAAGCGTTTGATCCAGGAGATCCGTCATTTGTCTCAACAGCTTCATCTGAATAGAGAGAGCAAGCTGGACGTTACTTTGTGCGGACTGTTGCTTTCCTTTGCTTACCCCGACCGGATTGCTAAAAACCGCGGAGGTGGCAGCTTTTTGCTTCGCAGCGGACGGGGCGCCGTATTGAAATCGGTACAGCATTTAAGTAGGGCGGAATATATTGTTGCAGCTACGGTGGATGACAAAGGGGCGGAGGGCAGTATTCAATTGGCTGCATGGTTAGATTCGGATGTCATCGGCCGTTATCATGGTGATGACATGTTTGATATGAAAGAAGTACTATGGGACTCATCGGCAGGCGCTGTTCGTGCACGGATAAAGAGAATGCTCGGAGCCATTATGGTTAAAGAGCAGGTTTACGCTCAGCCTACGGATGAAGAGATTTCAACAGCAGTACTGGAAGGTATCCGCAAAGAAGGTCTGTCACTTCTTTCATGGAACAAACAGGCGGTCCAGATGAGACAACGTATGTCATTTATGAAACGTTATCACTCCGATTGGCCGGACGTTTCGGAAGAGGGCCTGATGAACACCCTTGAGGCATGGCTGGAACCATACTTAGAAGGTGCCCGTAGCCGCCATACGCTACAGCGGCTGCAGACAGCAGTGCTTCTCGAGAATCTTTTGACCTGGGAGCAGCGTCAGCAGCTTCACAAGGAAGCACCGACACATATCAAGGTACCGAGCGGCTCCTCTATACCCGTAGACTATCAGGATCCTTTGAACCCCTTCTTAGCTGTTCGGCTTCAAGAAATGTTTGGTTTGCCGGAAACGCCGCGTATTGCGGGCGGAAGAGTTCCGTTAACCATCCACCTGTTGTCTCCGGCCCAAAGGCCAGTTCAGGTGACTTCAGACTTGTCCAGCTTCTGGAGCAGCGGTTATTTTGAAGTGAAAAAAGATCTGAAAGGGCGTTATCCGAAGCATTACTGGCCCGATGACCCGCTTCAGGCGATCCCGACGAACCGGACGCGAGCGAAGATGTAG
- a CDS encoding NUDIX hydrolase, giving the protein MGNEHPKHTVSVSALVMNEKGNVLLLKTHWRSDTWEMPGGNVEAGEALDKAVCREFLEETGIVIRPIGITGVYYNTTKQVLSVVFKAEYVSGEIKIQPEEIKEARYIELNESNIDQYITRPQQKSRTLDAMKAECFIPYETWEVSPMYNLTSRLYNET; this is encoded by the coding sequence ATGGGAAATGAACATCCAAAACACACTGTTTCCGTTTCTGCTTTAGTGATGAATGAAAAAGGTAATGTTCTATTGCTTAAGACTCATTGGCGTTCCGATACGTGGGAAATGCCAGGGGGAAATGTTGAAGCAGGAGAAGCTTTAGATAAAGCAGTTTGTAGGGAGTTTCTAGAGGAGACTGGAATTGTAATTCGTCCAATTGGTATAACAGGTGTGTATTATAATACAACGAAGCAGGTATTATCGGTTGTTTTTAAAGCAGAATACGTTAGTGGAGAGATAAAAATTCAACCAGAAGAAATTAAAGAAGCTAGGTATATTGAATTAAACGAATCTAATATAGACCAATACATAACCCGTCCACAACAAAAATCTCGTACGCTTGATGCAATGAAAGCTGAGTGTTTTATTCCATATGAAACATGGGAAGTAAGTCCTATGTATAACTTAACGTCTAGGTTGTACAACGAAACTTGA
- a CDS encoding acyltransferase, translating into MRKERILEIERLRGMAFLAVVMQHSIAHYSVAEGMTEPDGILMAVLLMATKFAVPAFIFITGMVLFYNDSGQLQYGNFVKRRISDIYIPFAIWTIIHVAINGKLHLDSMEGWTELGSILITGKASSHLWYIIMLFQFYLLYPVYRSVVRGISNRLTHRVNVILLVATGVLFIVMTAYISDIGRFMGGLHIPVWSELFTVYADRNALNFSFYFILGAAAGMNPEMWSKWIHRARPVYWTIFVFMFGFLLMQGINEIRLADGARITFYSLSLLRPWMALFLISSILAMYDLAGWICRRSGRSVNAGLSSLGLYSFGAYLMHLLTLRISYLLDESLMVSTPSLIRIISSWIISVALAYMGARLFALMPFGKWLAGVPGGRGRKQAVAKRELNTSVKM; encoded by the coding sequence ATGCGGAAAGAGAGAATACTAGAAATTGAACGTCTTCGAGGAATGGCGTTCCTGGCTGTCGTTATGCAGCACTCGATTGCCCATTATTCGGTGGCTGAAGGGATGACAGAACCTGACGGCATTTTGATGGCTGTACTGCTTATGGCTACCAAATTTGCCGTTCCTGCATTTATTTTTATTACAGGAATGGTTCTTTTTTATAATGATTCGGGACAACTTCAATATGGTAACTTTGTCAAAAGACGTATTAGTGATATTTATATACCGTTTGCCATCTGGACCATCATTCATGTTGCGATTAATGGGAAACTCCACCTAGATTCTATGGAGGGATGGACTGAACTGGGAAGTATACTCATTACAGGAAAGGCAAGTTCACACCTGTGGTATATTATAATGCTGTTTCAATTTTATCTTCTCTACCCGGTGTACCGTTCAGTAGTACGTGGTATATCCAACCGGTTAACACACCGTGTCAATGTGATACTTTTAGTTGCGACGGGTGTACTGTTTATTGTTATGACAGCTTACATCTCTGATATTGGTCGCTTTATGGGCGGACTTCATATTCCTGTATGGAGTGAATTATTTACGGTCTATGCCGACCGAAACGCACTGAATTTCTCGTTCTATTTTATTTTGGGAGCTGCTGCGGGAATGAATCCGGAGATGTGGTCTAAGTGGATTCATCGGGCAAGACCTGTGTATTGGACCATCTTTGTATTCATGTTCGGTTTTCTTCTGATGCAAGGAATAAATGAGATCCGTCTGGCGGATGGAGCGCGGATTACGTTCTATTCGCTGTCACTCCTAAGACCATGGATGGCGTTGTTCCTTATCAGCTCTATTCTAGCGATGTATGATCTCGCAGGATGGATATGCCGGAGATCTGGAAGATCTGTTAACGCTGGATTATCCAGTCTAGGTCTCTACTCTTTCGGCGCTTACCTTATGCATTTACTGACACTGCGCATTAGTTATTTGCTGGATGAGAGCCTTATGGTTTCAACGCCATCTTTAATCCGGATCATCTCCTCGTGGATAATTAGCGTAGCGCTGGCTTATATGGGCGCGCGGTTGTTCGCACTGATGCCATTTGGTAAATGGCTGGCAGGAGTACCAGGCGGAAGAGGCCGGAAGCAGGCGGTAGCCAAACGAGAATTAAACACATCGGTGAAAATGTAA
- a CDS encoding helix-turn-helix transcriptional regulator translates to MAFMVAQRAFIKVYLITMVEQQRGYGYQMLEEMRQEFKKYGYSPPQSEIYRALHELVQEGVFYRTKQLKGSDPRVDFQEIVLYHFTDDGVEKAKLYKKQVKSDLDRCLGILNKAVIDNY, encoded by the coding sequence ATGGCTTTTATGGTCGCTCAAAGGGCATTTATCAAAGTTTATCTTATTACGATGGTTGAGCAGCAGCGGGGATACGGGTATCAGATGCTGGAAGAAATGCGGCAAGAATTTAAAAAATACGGTTATTCACCCCCGCAGAGCGAGATTTACCGGGCGCTTCATGAGCTGGTACAGGAGGGTGTTTTTTATCGGACGAAGCAATTGAAGGGCAGCGACCCGAGAGTCGACTTTCAGGAAATCGTACTTTATCATTTTACCGATGATGGGGTCGAAAAAGCCAAGCTTTACAAAAAACAAGTGAAAAGTGATCTCGATCGGTGTTTAGGTATACTTAATAAAGCGGTAATAGATAATTATTAA
- a CDS encoding Gfo/Idh/MocA family protein: MGNKLRFGIMSTAKIARNSMIPGILKSERCEAAAIASRDKKKAAEVAEQFDIPTAYGSYEELLDDPDIDAIYIPLPNHLHKPWSIKAMKAGKHVLCEKPAALCEVDVRQMVAAAREHKVIFAEAFMYRYHPKHARVRELIDRGEIGEIRGIHGSFTFNNVADKNNVRYSREMGGGSIYDVGCYPISAARMIYGMEPKAITVHASFSEDHDGVDMMAHGLLEFDHGLGLTFECGMWTYSRCCLEISGTEGRIELPSAFGWERMEDQVQILIHTAKGTREEKLGAHNHFALQADAVAAAVLDGAPLPFSPEDAIYNMRVIDACRESARTSTRIVIRQP; the protein is encoded by the coding sequence ATGGGTAATAAACTGCGTTTTGGTATTATGAGTACAGCCAAAATCGCTAGAAATTCTATGATACCTGGCATACTAAAATCAGAACGCTGTGAAGCAGCCGCCATCGCCAGCCGAGATAAGAAAAAAGCTGCAGAAGTTGCCGAACAGTTTGATATTCCAACAGCTTACGGTTCCTATGAAGAATTACTCGATGATCCTGATATTGATGCAATCTATATACCGCTGCCTAATCATTTGCACAAGCCTTGGTCGATCAAGGCGATGAAGGCTGGTAAGCATGTGTTATGTGAGAAGCCTGCTGCTCTTTGTGAAGTAGATGTGCGTCAAATGGTTGCTGCTGCACGGGAGCACAAGGTTATTTTTGCCGAGGCGTTTATGTACCGTTATCATCCTAAGCATGCTCGTGTTCGAGAACTCATCGATCGTGGCGAGATTGGGGAAATCCGCGGTATACATGGCAGCTTTACCTTCAACAATGTGGCAGACAAGAATAATGTAAGGTACAGCAGAGAAATGGGTGGAGGTTCGATTTATGATGTGGGTTGTTACCCGATCTCAGCGGCTCGGATGATATATGGGATGGAGCCAAAGGCAATTACCGTACATGCATCTTTTTCCGAAGATCATGATGGAGTCGATATGATGGCACATGGGCTGCTGGAGTTCGATCATGGCCTTGGGCTGACTTTTGAATGCGGTATGTGGACTTACTCGCGATGCTGCTTAGAGATTTCCGGGACTGAGGGAAGAATCGAATTGCCATCTGCATTCGGGTGGGAGCGAATGGAGGATCAGGTTCAAATATTAATACACACGGCTAAAGGAACCCGAGAAGAGAAGCTTGGAGCACATAATCATTTTGCACTTCAGGCTGATGCAGTGGCTGCGGCAGTACTGGATGGCGCTCCCCTTCCGTTTAGTCCGGAGGATGCCATTTATAACATGAGGGTGATTGATGCTTGTCGTGAATCTGCCCGCACATCAACACGAATTGTGATAAGACAACCTTGA
- a CDS encoding MFS transporter: MQNTAVIEKQGFRQLIKIRPYMMYMLAQIISRFGDSVDSIAYSWMVYTITGSELLMGSLFAFNYLPGLIFSLFTGVFVDRWSKKLVLIVTYTGRGIIVTLTALMYATDQIQVWHLFLFTFMNSTLECFSRPAEVSLVPRLLPKEKLLAGNSFSSSVSKTSELIGISIAGALIAFIGIAGTIAIDALTFILSAVIIGFIPNPEADEKRVLDQETSQQPQPKSVLGDMKEALSFIRKHSLLLTTTFLATFINFCLTPLNVLQPIYVRETLGGGAGGMSVLGTALMLGMIAGGIWMGNYGSKFRKSSLILTGTLLLGTGYALMSLPAVLPYFQMEVASVSFLITGFAVTLASTPVSTYLMEVTPREMLGRIGSLLAVMCTAAMPLGSFLTGLAAKHSSPQILYLVMGLLVIIPIFFLFGKKSFRAI, translated from the coding sequence ATGCAAAACACAGCCGTCATTGAAAAACAAGGATTTCGGCAGTTGATCAAGATCAGGCCTTATATGATGTATATGTTGGCACAAATCATATCCAGATTCGGGGATTCGGTTGATTCCATCGCTTACAGTTGGATGGTATATACAATAACAGGGTCAGAGCTGTTAATGGGATCACTATTTGCTTTTAATTATCTGCCTGGCTTGATCTTCAGTTTGTTCACAGGTGTGTTCGTGGATCGATGGTCTAAAAAGCTGGTTCTCATCGTCACGTATACCGGTCGAGGTATCATTGTAACGCTGACAGCGCTTATGTACGCAACAGACCAAATCCAGGTATGGCATTTGTTTCTGTTTACATTTATGAACTCAACACTGGAATGCTTCTCGCGGCCTGCCGAAGTGTCACTTGTTCCCAGACTCCTTCCGAAAGAAAAACTGTTAGCAGGCAATTCTTTCTCCTCTTCTGTCAGCAAAACCTCTGAACTTATCGGCATTTCAATTGCGGGAGCTCTTATTGCTTTCATTGGTATAGCCGGTACGATCGCCATTGACGCACTGACGTTTATCCTGTCTGCTGTCATTATCGGTTTTATCCCAAATCCGGAGGCAGATGAAAAACGTGTATTAGATCAAGAAACGTCACAACAGCCACAACCCAAAAGTGTGCTGGGGGATATGAAAGAAGCACTTTCCTTTATACGCAAACATTCTCTTCTTCTAACAACAACTTTTCTGGCAACGTTTATTAATTTTTGCCTAACTCCACTTAACGTACTGCAGCCAATATACGTACGGGAAACGCTGGGCGGTGGAGCCGGAGGAATGAGTGTGCTGGGGACCGCTCTTATGTTAGGGATGATTGCCGGCGGAATTTGGATGGGTAATTACGGGAGTAAATTTAGAAAAAGCTCGTTGATTCTGACGGGTACATTGCTGCTTGGCACTGGATATGCGTTAATGAGTCTGCCCGCAGTTTTGCCTTACTTCCAGATGGAGGTGGCCTCGGTAAGTTTCCTCATAACAGGTTTTGCAGTTACATTGGCGAGTACTCCTGTTTCTACTTATTTAATGGAAGTAACGCCACGGGAGATGCTCGGGCGTATTGGATCACTGCTTGCTGTGATGTGCACCGCTGCAATGCCTCTTGGCAGTTTCCTGACCGGATTGGCAGCCAAACATAGTTCACCACAGATACTCTATTTGGTTATGGGCCTGCTAGTAATCATTCCGATATTTTTCCTTTTTGGCAAAAAAAGCTTCCGTGCCATTTAG
- a CDS encoding ArsR/SmtB family transcription factor: METKVLTTLEEIKIYSDPYRLQILNAFYKLDRAATVKEVADELGEVPAKVHYHVKKLEKIGLVQIVSTKEINGIVAKYYLPFSGTIEIKRKDTNNEPSANEMMRSETYKLLSELYEQNKERFFKQVKSTDKPYASMINDTLYMSDEEARYFFQEISQMSEKYKSKKRGEEYRAYEFFATNIRNDSDS; encoded by the coding sequence GTGGAAACGAAAGTTCTAACTACGCTGGAAGAAATTAAGATTTATTCGGATCCCTACCGGCTGCAAATATTAAATGCTTTTTATAAATTGGACCGGGCAGCAACTGTGAAGGAAGTAGCTGATGAACTGGGGGAAGTGCCTGCTAAAGTTCATTATCATGTGAAAAAGCTGGAAAAAATCGGGCTAGTGCAAATCGTATCGACCAAAGAGATCAATGGCATTGTGGCCAAATACTATTTGCCTTTCTCAGGGACGATTGAAATCAAGCGGAAAGACACTAATAATGAACCATCGGCCAATGAAATGATGAGGTCTGAAACTTATAAGCTTTTGTCAGAGTTGTATGAACAAAATAAAGAGCGTTTTTTCAAACAGGTCAAAAGCACAGATAAACCTTATGCGAGTATGATCAATGATACCCTCTATATGTCAGATGAAGAGGCACGTTATTTTTTTCAAGAAATTTCACAAATGTCTGAGAAATACAAAAGTAAGAAAAGAGGCGAAGAATACCGCGCTTATGAATTCTTTGCAACCAATATCCGTAATGATTCGGATTCATGA
- a CDS encoding DivIVA domain-containing protein, whose product MDEHMKRRLDKQKKLFRQLGIQLDALSIHEKDFSNKLRGYDAEEVDSFLDDVIKDYERFYATISDLMDKWQEQQIIIRDLKAGVRPEPERPVIDPTAVEEVVVKLEADLALLKKRIRPEQQFYID is encoded by the coding sequence ATGGATGAACACATGAAACGCCGATTGGATAAACAAAAGAAGCTTTTCCGACAGCTGGGCATTCAACTGGACGCTTTGTCTATCCATGAAAAAGATTTTTCCAATAAATTGCGGGGTTATGATGCAGAAGAGGTTGATTCGTTCCTGGACGATGTTATAAAGGACTATGAACGTTTCTACGCTACGATCTCCGATCTGATGGATAAGTGGCAGGAACAGCAGATCATTATTCGTGATCTGAAAGCAGGAGTAAGGCCTGAACCGGAACGACCAGTTATTGATCCAACAGCGGTTGAAGAAGTCGTCGTTAAGCTGGAAGCAGATCTTGCATTGCTCAAGAAAAGAATTCGTCCGGAACAGCAATTTTACATCGATTAA